In Scatophagus argus isolate fScaArg1 chromosome 14, fScaArg1.pri, whole genome shotgun sequence, the following proteins share a genomic window:
- the pcp4a gene encoding calmodulin regulator protein PCP4a isoform X2, which produces MSERQASGATTENNKPSAGQDEKKNNLPQDFDIDMENPETEKAAVAIQSQFRKFQKKKQDAKS; this is translated from the exons AGACAAGCATCAGGAGCAAcgactgaaaacaacaaaccatCTGCTGGCCAAG atgaaaagaagaacaacCTCCCCCAGGACTTTGACATCGACATGGAAAACCCGGAGACTGAGAAGGCCGCCGTGGCCATCCAGTCGCAGTTCAGGAAAttccagaagaagaagcaggatgCTAAGTCTTAG
- the pcp4a gene encoding calmodulin regulator protein PCP4a isoform X1 — protein sequence MSERQASGATTENNKPSAGQGLQGQQKVPAKNEKKNNLPQDFDIDMENPETEKAAVAIQSQFRKFQKKKQDAKS from the exons AGACAAGCATCAGGAGCAAcgactgaaaacaacaaaccatCTGCTGGCCAAG GGCTTCAAGGTCAGCAAAAGGTTCCAGCTAAAA atgaaaagaagaacaacCTCCCCCAGGACTTTGACATCGACATGGAAAACCCGGAGACTGAGAAGGCCGCCGTGGCCATCCAGTCGCAGTTCAGGAAAttccagaagaagaagcaggatgCTAAGTCTTAG